The DNA segment TTTATAGGCTTTTAAATTATTATTAATTGTAGTAATTTGAGTTTGCTTTTCTTCTATTTTTTTACTTATATTTTCATAATCTTTTGAAATTTGATAAAATTCTTCTTTGAAAATTTTATCCAAAACCCCAACTAATTCTAAAGCTATAATACTATCTTCACTTTCAATATAATTTTTAGGAATTGCCAAATCATAAGCAAAATCTTTAGCAATTAAATCAATAATTTTCCCTTCTATTTTGTTTTTATTTTGCAAAAGATCTTTATTTTGCGCATTGAGCTGCTCTAGCGCTTTTATTTGAGTTTTTACTGAACTTTCAAGTTTAGAAGTTTTTGAAGTTAAAGTGCTAATTTCTGAAGCAATTTTTTTTAGATTTTTTTCATTATCTAAAATTTCACTAGCTAAATCCTCTAACTTTTTAGAAAGTTGCTTTACTATGCGCTCATTTTCTTTAATATCTTTTTGTTTTTGTGCAATTTCATTTGCAAATAAAACAGAAAAAGAAAACAAAAAAAGCAAAAAGCATTTTTTCATTTTCTAACCTTAAACATTACAAAATTCACACAAGCAAAACAAACACAAAGCATTGCTAAAAAAATCAAAAACAAATGTGTGAAAATACTTATTTTAGGTAAGCTAATGTCCACACTTTGTAAGGCTAGTTTAATGGATTCAAGATCATAAACTTGGGTAAAAAATAATACAAGCAATAAAAATGCTATAAAACAATCAATAAAAACAATCTTATAAAGCATAAAAGATCTAAACCAAAACGGTGCTCCAAGTAAACACATGATTTCTACTCTTTGAGTATGCTCAAAAAGCCAAATTTTCATTTGCTTAAGCAATAATACAAAGCTAAGCAATATTATAATAAACAAGAAAAACCATAATAAAAATTTCACTAAAACCAAAAGTTTGTAAATTTTTGTATGCGTTTT comes from the Campylobacter sp. CNRCH_2014_0184h genome and includes:
- a CDS encoding ABC transporter permease, giving the protein MKSFKNHLSLIFALMVMMFAFEFLIITNKTIEHYEKLLNKDYNIILVGKTHLDKKGIEDQVNHFQSLEILNPNEMIDRLKNDISAKNIEVLKATLPKFYTLKLNKLLSEDELNTLKDKLLKNPNITRVETFAKTHTKIYKLLVLVKFLLWFFLFIIILLSFVLLLKQMKIWLFEHTQRVEIMCLLGAPFWFRSFMLYKIVFIDCFIAFLLLVLFFTQVYDLESIKLALQSVDISLPKISIFTHLFLIFLAMLCVCFACVNFVMFKVRK